The Vicia villosa cultivar HV-30 ecotype Madison, WI linkage group LG1, Vvil1.0, whole genome shotgun sequence genome includes a region encoding these proteins:
- the LOC131635360 gene encoding costars family protein At4g33640-like, which yields MMNVEEEVEKLREEIKRLGEVQTDGSYKVTFGTLFHDDRCANIFEALVGTLRAAKKRKVVAYEGELLLQGVHDNVVITLNPSPAAVN from the exons ATGATGAATGTAGAAGAAGAGGTTGAAAAGCTCAGGGAAGAAATCAAGAGGCTTGGAGAGGTTCAAACAGATGGTTCTTACAAG GTTACATTCGGAACACTCTTTCACGATGATCGGTGCGCAAATATATTTGAAGCACTTGTTGGCACGCTAAGAGCTGCCAAAAAGCGTAAAGTAGTTGCATACGAGGGCGAGCTACTGTTGCAGGGAGTCCATGATAATGTGGTAATCACTCTTAATCCTTCCCCTGCTGCTGTCAACTGA
- the LOC131635370 gene encoding KH domain-containing protein HEN4-like, with protein sequence MGSNTVDISDSSNPNAPFKRTRSHFVFRLLCHASRVGAFIGKSGSAIKSLQQLCDAKIRVDNAPMECPERVIVIVIKLDEGHDGGEVPKATEALLKVFERILDVAAAESEGTEEVGDRVVSCRLLANGGQAGSVIGKGGKVVEKIRSDTGCRIRVLNDKLPVCIKPSDEIIEIQGTASSVKKALIAIAGRLQGPPPPPDRTKMMGTRPNEVSQRETSDVPHEGLTDPNMDCHLQQTSALSTSPIRSDVSASKVHPLSAEANRVSALDPEALQLEVTFRILCSSDRIDTVIGKDGSTLKTLQNETGAGIIVGPPVFECEDRLITVTALENPESRFSPAQKAVVLIFCRSVEGSVEKGLDLRSYKGPPVTARLVVPSNQVGVLLGKAGAIVSEIRKATWTNIRVIGNGQVPKCASYNDFFHQISGDFPNVQDALYKATSRLRDNFFAIAQNTGGAGIYRRPSDSVPSSLGGTPVVGANRDLNVHSLSQSIDHLTLSRNLDRSSGTGVWTPKTVGGINSGFPDDVSRRWTPHKGGLDLGSGIATSVVTNTTVELMVPNNIISRVYGENGNNLNQLRQISGAKVTIHEAHPGTSNGTTIVLSGTPDETQAAQSLLQAFIINGS encoded by the exons ATGGGAAGCAACACTGTTGATATTTCCGACTCCAGCAATCCCAATGCTCCCTTCAAGCGCACTAGGAGCCACTTCGTTTTCCGCCTTCTCTGCCACGCGTCACGCGTCGGAGCTTTCATCGGAAAGTCCGGTTCGGCGATTAAGTCGCTTCAGCAACTCTGTGATGCTAAGATCCGAGTTGACAATGCCCCGATGGAGTGTCCTGAGAGAGTTATTGTGATTGTCATCAAGCTTGATGAAGGTCATGATGGCGGAGAAGTTCCCAAGGCGACGGAGGCTTTGCTGAAGGTGTTTGAGAGGATACTGGACGTGGCTGCTGCTGAGAGTGAAGGGACTGAAGAAGTTGGAGATAGGGTGGTTTCGTGTAGGCTGTTGGCGAATGGTGGTCAGGCGGGTTCTGTTATTGGAAAAGGAGGGAAGGTTGTGGAGAAGATTAGGAGTGATACTGGATgtcgaattagggttttgaatgaCAAGTTGCCGGTTTGCATTAAGCCTTCCGATGAAATCATTGAG ATACAAGGCACTGCATCATCTGTTAAGAAGGCCCTCATTGCTATTGCTGGCCGACTTCAaggtcctcctcctcctcccgacAGAACAAAGATGATGGGAACCAGACCTAATGAAGTATCTCAGCGTGAAACTTCTGATGTTCCCCATGAGGGTTTAACTGATCCTAATATGGATTGCCATTTGCAGCAGACCTCTGCATTATCTACTTCACCCATTAGGTCTGATGTCAGTGCCTCTAAAGTTCATCCGTTGTCAGCTGAAGCTAATAGAGTCTCAGCCCTGGATCCGGAAGCACTTCAGCTGGAAGTTACCTTTAGAATTCTTTGTTCCAGTGATAGGATTGACACTGTAATTGGGAAAGATGGAAGTACTTTGAAAACTCTTCAGAACGAAACAGGAGCTGGTATAATTGTTGGTCCCCCAGTATTTGAGTGCGAGGATCGGCTGATTACTGTTACTGCTTTAGAG AATCCTGAATCGAGATTTTCTCCAGCACAGAAGGCTGTTGTGCTTATTTTCTGCAGGTCTGTTGAGGGTTCTGTTGAGAAGGGGCTAGACTTGCGATCATACAAGGGGCCACCTGTCACTGCACGACTTGTAGTCCCATCCAACCAAGTGGGTGTTTTGTTAGGGAAAGCAGGAGCAATAGTCTCCGAAATCCGGAAGGCCACGTGGACCAACATCCGAGTAATTGGGAATGGTCAAGTTCCAAAGTGTGCATCTTATAATG ATTTTTTTCATCAGATATCAGGTGATTTTCCAAATGTTCAAGATGCATTATATAAAGCTACTAGTAGACTGCGAGATAACTTTTTTGCCATAGCCCAAAACACTGGTGGAGCTGGTATCTACAGGAGACCGAGTGACTCCGTTCCTTCAAGTCTTGGAGGCACACCAGTTGTTGGTGCTAATCGTGACCTCAATGTTCATTCTTTATCTCAAAGCATAGATCATCTGACTCTTTCTCGAAATTTAGACCGCTCTTCTGGAACAGGGGTATGGACACCAAAG ACGGTGGGTGGGATAAATTCTGGATTCCCTGATGATGTGAGCAGGAGATGGACTCCTCATAAAGGTGGCTTAGATCTTGGCAG TGGAATTGCAACTTCTGTTGTAACTAATACAACTGTGGAACTTATGGTTCCGAATAATATTATTAGCCGCGTGTATGGGGAAAATGGTAACAATCTGAATCAGTTGAGACAG ATATCAGGTGCCAAGGTTACCATTCATGAAGCTCATCCGGGAACAAGTAACGGAACAACTATTGTCTTATCGGGCACACCTGATGAAACCCAAGCAGCGCAGAGCCTTCTCCAAGCTTTTATTATCAATGGATCATGA